The genome window GGAAAAACACAAACCcttcaaaatcattaaaaaaatatGTACTGCGAAATAAATCTGAATTTTTAAATATAAACTTTTCTCGCATTATCTAAAAGACTTGGATAATGATAATAATTCCAAAACCGTATAAGAATATCCGAAAGAGTGGGATAAATAAGATACTATACAAACCCTAATACACTACTCGCTTTCAAAACCATCATACGTTTTCTTCGATCTGGTGAGTGCTATTATTGTTTACTTTGTTAAGAAATAAGGAGTTACGCAATGGAGAAATACGAAAAAATAATGGAAATTGGACGTGGGTCGTATGGTGTTGTGTGGAAGGCGATGAACAAGCAAACCGGTGAAGTGGTTGCCATCAAGAAACTCAACAATGAGTACAAGACGAACGAAGACAGCATGAACCTGCGAGAAGTTAAATCACTCATCAAGATTGTGAATCATCCGAATATCGTAAAGCTCAAGGAAATAATAAGAGAAAACAACACGCTGTTCTTGATATTCGAATACATGGAATGCGATCTCTACCAACTTATGGTTGAACGAACAAAGCCTTTTTCTGAATCCGAGATTAGAAACATGTGCTTCCAAATCCTTCAAGGTCTTGCATACATGCACCACAAGGGTTACATGCACCGTGATCTCAAACCGGAGAACATTCTTGTTTCCAAGAATATACTAAAGATTGGTGATCTTGGTTCTGCCCGAGAGACAAATGGTGAACAGCCATACACCCATTATAATGTTACAACGTTATGCTATCGCGCCCCAGAGGTTTTTCTACGTTCGCCGTGTTACAACTCTTCGGTTGATATGTGGGCATTTGGTGCAATCATGGTTGAGTTGTACACCAACCAAGTAGTTTTTGATGGTTCTTCTGATGCGGATGTAATGCAAAAGATATGCGGCGTGTTAGGCACCCCAACAGAAAGTACATGGCTCTCGGGATTGGATCTTGCAAGAAATGTGTTATATCGGTTTCCAGATTTTCCTGGCATGCGGTTTTCTGAGTTGTTGCCGACCGCAAGCTCTGATGCGGTTAATTTGGTTGCTTCACTTCTTTCATGGTGTCCAAGTGATAGGCCGACAGCCATGGAAGCGCTTCAGCATCCTTTCTTCCATGGCTGTTATTGTGTGCCGCCAACAATCCGCCTTGAAGACACCTTCCTTAATTCCGTGCCGCTAGTGTTCAAAATGGCTAAGCAACGGGAGTTGTTGAAAGAGAAAAGAAGCTTGACTAGTTGTGGGAGTGGACTGGAAAAACTGGATTCAAATGAAGATCAGATTCTTATGCTGCAATCAATAAATTTCTTTGACTTTATGGAGTAAGAAGAATTACTATGAACTCATAGAAATTAATTGTCAACGTTGTTTAAGGTTTAATTTAGTTTGTAAACTTG of Helianthus annuus cultivar XRQ/B chromosome 1, HanXRQr2.0-SUNRISE, whole genome shotgun sequence contains these proteins:
- the LOC110936690 gene encoding cyclin-dependent kinase F-4 translates to MEKYEKIMEIGRGSYGVVWKAMNKQTGEVVAIKKLNNEYKTNEDSMNLREVKSLIKIVNHPNIVKLKEIIRENNTLFLIFEYMECDLYQLMVERTKPFSESEIRNMCFQILQGLAYMHHKGYMHRDLKPENILVSKNILKIGDLGSARETNGEQPYTHYNVTTLCYRAPEVFLRSPCYNSSVDMWAFGAIMVELYTNQVVFDGSSDADVMQKICGVLGTPTESTWLSGLDLARNVLYRFPDFPGMRFSELLPTASSDAVNLVASLLSWCPSDRPTAMEALQHPFFHGCYCVPPTIRLEDTFLNSVPLVFKMAKQRELLKEKRSLTSCGSGLEKLDSNEDQILMLQSINFFDFME